The genomic interval TTTTTAACAATCGTTTTCTCTATTGCTTTAGGGTTCTATCTTTTTAAAGAAAAAGTAATTAGTTATTTGTCTTCTAATATAAAAAGTAAATACTATTTGACAATAAATACTATTATTAAATATGTATTCGAGTACATACCTTTAATTGGTATAGTGAGTATTATTATCGTTATTCCAGCAACACAATCTAGAGCATCATGGTTGGCTATTATAATAACGAGTTTCTTTATATTCGAATTACGTTATCAAATCATAAAAAAGAAGCTTAAGCAGCTCACTAAAGTTAAAAAAACATTTTTAATTATTACCACTTCCTTAATTATTGCACTAGCCTTATCTGGAGTTTATAACTTAAAAAAAGGGTCTTCAGATGGTAGACTTTTTATTTGGAAAATTTCAACTAAAATCATCAAAGACAATCCAGTTTTTGGAGTTGGTTTTGATCGATTTAAAGTTTATTATATGAATGCTCAAGCACATTATTTTGCTGAAATGGGAGAAACAGCAGAAGCTTTAGTCGCAGATAATACTTATTATGCATTTAATGAATTTATACAATTTATTACAGAAAACGGAATCGTTGGTTTCATACTATTAATAGTAATTCTGTATTTAATTTTAAATACTTCAACTAAAAAAGAAAATAAATGTTTAAATAATATTGTAAAAACAAGTTTATTATCCATTTGTGTCTTTGCTTTTTTTTCCTATCCTATGCAAATTTTACCAATAAAACTGGTAATAGTTGTTTTATTGGCGATTCTATCTTCTTTAAATAGTGAAAAGATACAACTATTCAAAAATATTAAAACTAATTTCTCGAAACTATTAATTAAAGCTATAGCAGTTGCTGGATGTTTAGGAATTACTATCATAAGTTTTAAATATATAAATAAAGTGAACGCAAGTTTTAAAACTTGGAAATATGCTTTGGAAAGTTATCAATATGGAGATTATGAAAGTGCTATACAAGAATATGAAAGTGCCTACCCACAATTAAAAAGTAATGGCGAGTTTTTAATGAACTATGGTAAAGCATTATCTCTTTATAAAAACGATAAAAAAGCTGTAGAAATTTTAGAACAGGCTAAAAAACATTTAAATACAACGATTATTGAAACCGCTCTGGGAGATTCATATAAAAACTTAGAAGAATATAATAAAGCAGAAATAGCTTATAAACACGCGGAAAATATGATTCCTGTGCGTTTTTACCCACTGTATTTACAGGCAAAACTATATGAAGAAAGTGGACAGAATGAAAAAGCAAAAGTGTTAGCTAAAAAAATACTAAACAAGAAAGTTAAAATACCTTCAACTGCTATTGAAGAAATAAAGGCAGCCATGAAAAAATTACTAATTAAAAAACCTCTAACAAAAAATGATTAAAAAATACAATAGAGTAAAAAAGACATCTGAAAAGATATTTAAAATAACTCCTTTTTTCTTGATATTACTAGTTTTTTCCTGCAATTCAAAAAATAAAAGAGAAGAAATTTTAGTAAGTGGTAAAAACTCAAATATTTCTTTTAAAGCTGAATTGTATGATTTCGGAGTAATACCTTCAAAAAAAGAAGCCACAGCTATTTTTAATTTTTCTAATACAGGAGAAAACCCAATCGTAATTAAAGATGTAAAAGCTACCTGTGGCTGTACAGTGCCTGAATATCCTAAAAAGATTATAAAAACGGGAGAAGGAGGTGAAATTAGAGTGATTTATGATGCGAAATACCCTGGTCGTTTTAATAAAACGATTACCGTGTTTTATAATGGTAAAGATTCACCAAAAAAGTTAATCATAAAAGGAAAAGTTCCGTATCCAAAAGAAATTGATAGTATTAAATAATTAAGATTTTTAAATATATGTTAAAGAAAGTTAATTTAAATGTTCTCGTAAAAATACTTTTAGTTCTTTTAGCAGTTGTATGTGTCTCTTGTAAAAAAGAACAACCTAAACAAAATGAAGAACTCATTCAAAAAAAGAAATACCTCCAAGATAAAAATGAGGTAAACATTATGATTTTAAAAAGTAGCATTTTTAAAAAAGAATTAGTTAGCAACGGACGTTTAATAGCCTTAGAAAAAAGTGCTCTAAAATTTAATGTTAGCGAAAAATTAGCCAATATTTATATTAAAAACGGAGACTATGTAAAAAGAGGTAAAATACTAGCCTCTTTAAATGCATTTACCTATCAACAAAAAGTAAATAAAGCTAAAATAGATTTAAAACAAGCTACTTTAGAATTTGAAGACTTACAAGTCCGCAGAGGTTTTAATGCTAATAATATAGATGATTCTAATAAAAAAGAATATGACATGATGGCTATAAAATCTGGCTATAAAAATGCACAACATCAATTAGAAAATGCACAATTTGATTTAAAATCCACAAAATTAATTGCACCTTTTAGTGGTAAAGTTGCAAATGTGATAAGTAAAAAACATGAGCAAATTAATGCAGGAAAAGAATTTATAACCTTAATTAATGACGCTGTTTTTGAAGTAGAGTTTTATGTTATAGAATCTGAACTAAAAGACATTAAGAAAAAAGATAAAATAACGATGCAACCTTTTGCTTTAAACAAAACATATAAAGGCTATGTTACCACTATAAACCCACAAATAGAAAAAGATGGTACCATTTTAATTAAAGCAAAAGTGAAAAATGATGGTGACTTGTTAGAAGGGATGAATGTAAAAATATTTATTCAAAAAGACATTCCAAATCAATTTGTCGTACCTAAATCTGCCGTTGTTCTAAGAGATAATCAAGAAGTTTTATTTACGCTTAAAAAGGGTAAAGCATATTGGACTTACATACAAACTACTATAGAAAACAGTAAGGAATATGCTGTAATTCCACATCCAGATAAAAGTAGTGCATCTTTACAGCAAGGAGATACCATTATTATTTCTGATAATTTGAATTTAGCACACGATAGTGAAATCGCTATAAAACCTAATAATTAGTTATTTACAAAAAAACTACTATGGTTAAATTTTTAATACATAAACCTATAGCAACTCTAATGACTGCTTTAGGGTTCATTATTTTAGGGTTGTATGCTTTTGGGTTTATACCTATATCTTTAATGCCAGATATTGACATTCCAGAAATAACGGTACAAGTACAAGCAGATAATATGTCTGCAAGACAACTTGAAGATGCCGTTATAAAACCAATGCGTTCTCGTTTAATGCAAGTAAGTCATTTAAAAGACATACAAAGTGAGTCTAATAATGAGTCTGGAATTATCCGATTAAGTTTTACTCATGGTAGTAATATAGACTACGCATTTATAGAGGTTAACGAAAAAATAGATAGAATAATTGGAAGCTTACCCAAAACGATGCAGCGCCCTAAAGTTATAAAGGCAAGTGCTACAGATATTCCAGTATTTTATTTAAGCATGACTGTTAAAGTGCCTGCTCAATCAATTAAAAAATCTATCAATAAGAATACTAACCCATATTTTGTTTCGCAAGAATTTGTAGATTTTAATCGTTTTGCAAACCAAGTTATTCGTAAAAGAATTGAGCAAGTTAATGAGGTTGCTATGGTGGACGTAAGTGGCTTAATTGCCCCGGAAATCTTAATAATACCAAATCAAAATAAGTTAGATGCTTTAGGTATTAGTTTAGAAGATATAGAAGCTGCGGTTAAGAAAAATGATTTAGATATAGGTAGTTTGTTAATTAAAGACAATCAGTATCAATACGATGTACGTTTAGGTACTTCATTAAATAACATAAAAGATATTGAAAACATTTATATCAGTAAAAGTAATCGTGTTTTTCAGTTAAAAGAACTAGCAGAAGTTATAGAACATCCGCAAAAAAGAACAGGTTTGGTTTTGTCTGATGGTAATGAAGCATTAACCATGGCTATTATAAAACAAAGCGATGCTAGAATGTATGATTTGAAAGAATCATTAAATAAGCTGATTAAAAACTTAAAGAAAGACTATCCTACCATTAACTTCTCCATTACTAGAGATCAGACGAAGTTGTTAGATTATGCTATTAATAATTTATTTCAAAGCCTATTATGGGGAATGCTTCTTGCTTTTGTTATTATGTTTATATTTTTAAAAAATATAAAATCGCCTTTGTTAATAGGAATTACCATTCCAACTTCTATTATCATTTGTTTGTTGTTTTTTCATCTTTTAGATATCTCAATAAACATCATATCATTATCAGGATTGGTTTTAGGAATTGGTTTAATGATAGACAATTCCATTATAGTTATAGATAATATTACACAATATCGAGAACGAGGTTATAAATTGTCTAAAGCCTGTATTTTAGCAACCAATGAAGTTTTAAAACCACTACTAAGTTCAGCATTAACCACCTGTGCAGTATTCTTACCCTTGGTTTTTTTAAGTGGTATTAGTGGAACATTATTTTACGACCAAGCAATGGCTATAAGTATCGGTTTGTTTGTGTCGTTATTGGTTTCTGTTACCTTATTACCTGTATTGTATCGTTTATTTCATTTAAAAGACGATTCTAAAGTTGATAAAATAACTCGGTTTTTAGCTAAAACAAACACCATAGATTATGAGGCTTTATACGAAAAAGGATTTCGTTGGGTAATGAGAAAACAAAAAGTAGCTTGGAGTATCAGTATTCTTTTATTATTAGTTGCCATAGGTTTGTTTAATGTATTACCAAAAACACAAATGCCGGCACTTACAAGCAATGAAACCTTACTAAAAATAGATTGGAATGAACAAATAAACGTTGAAGAAAATAAACGTCGGGTACTTGATTTAATAGAGCCTTTACAAGAAAACTTAGTCAATCAAACCGCTTTGGTAGGTACGCAACAGTTTTTGTTAGATAAAGATTCGAATGCTAAAACATCAGAAACCACTATTTATCTACAAACAAATACGCAAGATGAGTTGTTAAATATTCAATCGAAATTAAATGATGTTTTAGACAACACATATACGAACATTGTCTATGAATACAAAGAGGTTGATAATATTTTTAATTTAATTTTTTCAAACCAAGAAGCACCTTTGGTGGCAAGGTTACGAAATGTAGAGAATTTAGGACATGAGCAAAATAATCAATTAAAAAAAATATGGTATCAAGTTCAGGAAAATACTGAAGGAATTGAATTAACACCAATTGCATGGCAAGAAAACATGACACTTGTTGCTAATCAAGAAAAGCTAATTACCTACAACATTTCTTCAAATACACTTTTTAACACGCTAAAAAGCGCTTTTAATGAGCGTGAAGTACTTTCTATTGTAAGCAATCAAAACTTTACCCCCGTAATTTTAGGAGGAAACACTAAACACATTCAAGAAATTTTAACTGAAACTACTGTAAAATCAAAGGATAGTGCTGTTTTTCAAGTAAAAGATTTTATTAAGGTGGTAAAAGCAGCAGATTTAAAAAGTATCTCTGGTGGCATGGAAGGAGAATACTATCCGATAGATTTAATTGTAAAAGAAGAAAATATTGAAAGAACGATTAATAGTGTAACACAAGTAGCAGGTAATAACTCTTGGTATGATGTCAGTTTTTCAGGTAGCTATTTTTCTAATCAAGAATTGATGGGAGAGTTAAAGGTGGTCCTTTTAATATCATTGATCTTACTGTATTTTATTTTAGCTTCACAATTTGAATCTTTTGTTTTACCTCTTATTATATTATTAGAAGTCCCCATAGATTTAGCAGGTGCATTTTTATTTCTAAAACTTTTTGGCATGAGTATTAATTTGATGTCAATGATAGGTATTGTGGTAATGAGTGGTATTATTATTAATGATTCTATTCTAAAATTAGATACTATCATTCAACTGCAACGTCAAGGGTTTTCATTAATAAAAGCTATGCTAGTTGCAGGACAAAGGCGTTTAAAACCAATATTAATGACAAGTTTAACAACCATACTCGCCTTAGTACCTTTATTATTTTCTGGTGGTTTGGGTGCAGAATTGCAAGCACCATTAGCAGTGGCATTAATTGGCGGTATGCTTTTAGGTACTTTGGTAAGTCTTTATTTTATTCCTCTTTGTTATTATTACTTTGCTAAAAAATAAGATTATGAATAGAAAAATAAAAAATAAAATAATTGTTATAGGACTTATTTTAAGTTGCACAATAATAACTGCCCAACAAAATAAAAATGATATAGCAATACAACAAAAAACTACGCTTATTGATGTTTTAAATACGGCAAGTAAACATTCGTTAGATGTTTTTAAAGCTAAAAGACAATACGGGGTTAATTATTGGGAGTTTAAATCGTTTAAATCTAGCTTATTACCAAAAATAAACTTTACTGCCCAACCATTTACCTATAACAGTGCTTTAGTTGAACGTTATGATTCTGAGCAAAACATAGATGTTTTTAGGCAACAACAAACTATTAATAGTTATGCAAATTTATCTATAAGCCAAAATATTGGGGCAACAGGTACTAATATTTATATGAACTCCAGCTTTAATCGGTTAGAAAACTTTGGAGATTCTGCATATGAAAGCTACAACACAACCCCCATTAGAATTGGTTTATCACAACCTATTATGGCATTTAATGCTTTTAAATGGCAAAAAAAAACAGCTCCATTAGCCTTTGAAAAAGCAAAAAAAGATTTTCTATACGAACTACAAACTATTAATTTAAAATCGGTTTCTTTATTTTTTAATTGGGCTTTGGCAAGTAAAAATGTCGAAATAGCAAAAGAGAATAAAACTACCGCAGAAAAATTATTCAGTATAGGTAAAAAGCGTTATGATATTATTGCTATTGAACGTAACGACCTTCTTAATTTAGAATTAGATGTATATAACGCAAAAACGAATTTAACTCAAAATTTACAAACTTTACAAAAAACAAAAGCTGCACTCAAATTATTTTTAAGAGATCAATTACCAGAAAATGCAGTGCCTGAATTACCCGAATTGATCTCAAATTTACATATAGATATTAATAAAGCGCTAGATCTTGCTTATAAGAACAACCCTGATATTCTTAATTTAAAAATTAGAAAACTAACCGCTTTAAGAGATTTAGACAAAGCTGTTAAAGAAAACAGGTTCGATTTATCATTAACAGCAAGCTACGGTTTAAACCAACAAGCCAATACGTTTGTAGATGCTTATGGGCGTTTTT from Polaribacter sejongensis carries:
- a CDS encoding O-antigen ligase family protein is translated as MTKKIESLKYFKIGIKSIFCVTLFFLVLFIPSINDSSLVNSTINSKTIFLIKGLIVLFCFWLIQFLFKKTPISKLIISKIDVYLSILVLYILFNRYFIQNEYSFSIRFIELIGLSLFYVILRTLSIRIFLWILLGVIISGIIQAIYGNLQLLGYYTSNHSGFNLTGSFFNPGPYAGFLTIVFSIALGFYLFKEKVISYLSSNIKSKYYLTINTIIKYVFEYIPLIGIVSIIIVIPATQSRASWLAIIITSFFIFELRYQIIKKKLKQLTKVKKTFLIITTSLIIALALSGVYNLKKGSSDGRLFIWKISTKIIKDNPVFGVGFDRFKVYYMNAQAHYFAEMGETAEALVADNTYYAFNEFIQFITENGIVGFILLIVILYLILNTSTKKENKCLNNIVKTSLLSICVFAFFSYPMQILPIKLVIVVLLAILSSLNSEKIQLFKNIKTNFSKLLIKAIAVAGCLGITIISFKYINKVNASFKTWKYALESYQYGDYESAIQEYESAYPQLKSNGEFLMNYGKALSLYKNDKKAVEILEQAKKHLNTTIIETALGDSYKNLEEYNKAEIAYKHAENMIPVRFYPLYLQAKLYEESGQNEKAKVLAKKILNKKVKIPSTAIEEIKAAMKKLLIKKPLTKND
- a CDS encoding DUF1573 domain-containing protein, yielding MIKKYNRVKKTSEKIFKITPFFLILLVFSCNSKNKREEILVSGKNSNISFKAELYDFGVIPSKKEATAIFNFSNTGENPIVIKDVKATCGCTVPEYPKKIIKTGEGGEIRVIYDAKYPGRFNKTITVFYNGKDSPKKLIIKGKVPYPKEIDSIK
- a CDS encoding efflux RND transporter periplasmic adaptor subunit, whose translation is MILKSSIFKKELVSNGRLIALEKSALKFNVSEKLANIYIKNGDYVKRGKILASLNAFTYQQKVNKAKIDLKQATLEFEDLQVRRGFNANNIDDSNKKEYDMMAIKSGYKNAQHQLENAQFDLKSTKLIAPFSGKVANVISKKHEQINAGKEFITLINDAVFEVEFYVIESELKDIKKKDKITMQPFALNKTYKGYVTTINPQIEKDGTILIKAKVKNDGDLLEGMNVKIFIQKDIPNQFVVPKSAVVLRDNQEVLFTLKKGKAYWTYIQTTIENSKEYAVIPHPDKSSASLQQGDTIIISDNLNLAHDSEIAIKPNN
- a CDS encoding efflux RND transporter permease subunit codes for the protein MVKFLIHKPIATLMTALGFIILGLYAFGFIPISLMPDIDIPEITVQVQADNMSARQLEDAVIKPMRSRLMQVSHLKDIQSESNNESGIIRLSFTHGSNIDYAFIEVNEKIDRIIGSLPKTMQRPKVIKASATDIPVFYLSMTVKVPAQSIKKSINKNTNPYFVSQEFVDFNRFANQVIRKRIEQVNEVAMVDVSGLIAPEILIIPNQNKLDALGISLEDIEAAVKKNDLDIGSLLIKDNQYQYDVRLGTSLNNIKDIENIYISKSNRVFQLKELAEVIEHPQKRTGLVLSDGNEALTMAIIKQSDARMYDLKESLNKLIKNLKKDYPTINFSITRDQTKLLDYAINNLFQSLLWGMLLAFVIMFIFLKNIKSPLLIGITIPTSIIICLLFFHLLDISINIISLSGLVLGIGLMIDNSIIVIDNITQYRERGYKLSKACILATNEVLKPLLSSALTTCAVFLPLVFLSGISGTLFYDQAMAISIGLFVSLLVSVTLLPVLYRLFHLKDDSKVDKITRFLAKTNTIDYEALYEKGFRWVMRKQKVAWSISILLLLVAIGLFNVLPKTQMPALTSNETLLKIDWNEQINVEENKRRVLDLIEPLQENLVNQTALVGTQQFLLDKDSNAKTSETTIYLQTNTQDELLNIQSKLNDVLDNTYTNIVYEYKEVDNIFNLIFSNQEAPLVARLRNVENLGHEQNNQLKKIWYQVQENTEGIELTPIAWQENMTLVANQEKLITYNISSNTLFNTLKSAFNEREVLSIVSNQNFTPVILGGNTKHIQEILTETTVKSKDSAVFQVKDFIKVVKAADLKSISGGMEGEYYPIDLIVKEENIERTINSVTQVAGNNSWYDVSFSGSYFSNQELMGELKVVLLISLILLYFILASQFESFVLPLIILLEVPIDLAGAFLFLKLFGMSINLMSMIGIVVMSGIIINDSILKLDTIIQLQRQGFSLIKAMLVAGQRRLKPILMTSLTTILALVPLLFSGGLGAELQAPLAVALIGGMLLGTLVSLYFIPLCYYYFAKK
- a CDS encoding TolC family protein: MNRKIKNKIIVIGLILSCTIITAQQNKNDIAIQQKTTLIDVLNTASKHSLDVFKAKRQYGVNYWEFKSFKSSLLPKINFTAQPFTYNSALVERYDSEQNIDVFRQQQTINSYANLSISQNIGATGTNIYMNSSFNRLENFGDSAYESYNTTPIRIGLSQPIMAFNAFKWQKKTAPLAFEKAKKDFLYELQTINLKSVSLFFNWALASKNVEIAKENKTTAEKLFSIGKKRYDIIAIERNDLLNLELDVYNAKTNLTQNLQTLQKTKAALKLFLRDQLPENAVPELPELISNLHIDINKALDLAYKNNPDILNLKIRKLTALRDLDKAVKENRFDLSLTASYGLNQQANTFVDAYGRFLDQQIVAIQLSVPVLDWGERKGNIKTAKMNKEVVDIELQQNEDTYKQDVTLNVLDFNLQNELVLGALRTSEIAKESYSLTEKRFLSGNVDFLNLTSSRKAWQIANENYIQALQSYWNLYYKVQQLTLYNFIKKTPLVQDFKSILED